A window of the Gammaproteobacteria bacterium genome harbors these coding sequences:
- a CDS encoding formylmethanofuran dehydrogenase subunit A: MLIRLAGGTLYDPAHHINGEIRDLYVRDGYIVDPEPDAQVDQTYDLRGKVVMAGAIDIHTHIGGGKVNIARAMLPEDHAAAPVARSAFTRSGSGHAAPSTLTTGYRYAQMGYTACFEPAVLPSNARQAHLELGDTPMVDKGGYAMLGSDELLLHMMQTGADQSAINDYVAWTLQASQCLGIKVVNPGGISAFKFNQRELDLDEEAAHHGITPRDIVRTLTRAVHDLGIAHPLHVHASNLGVPGNFTSTLQTMEAAEGLPIHLTHIQFHSYGTEGKRRFSSSAAEIAEAVNRMPNVSMDVGQIMFGQTVTASGDTMHQYANHRHAHPHKWMCMDIECDAGCGVVPFRYRDKNFVNALQWAIGLELFLSVDDPWRVFLTTDHPNGAPFTSYPHLVRLLMDRSFRNDMLEQIHPAAAAHSRLGSLDREYDLYEIAVMTRAGPARVLGLEDHGHLGAGAVADITVYTPDADRERMFGTPAYVFKDGELIVRDGELEKVVWGRTHTVHPDYDPSISKQLRRYFERFQTVRMENFMIGADEFSNDGHGELVVHHGRGRNDT, from the coding sequence ATGCTGATCCGACTTGCGGGCGGTACCCTGTACGATCCCGCCCACCATATCAACGGCGAGATACGCGATCTTTATGTCCGCGATGGCTACATCGTGGATCCCGAACCCGACGCGCAGGTGGACCAGACTTACGACCTGCGCGGCAAGGTGGTCATGGCGGGCGCCATCGACATTCACACCCACATCGGCGGCGGCAAGGTGAACATCGCGCGCGCCATGCTTCCCGAGGATCATGCCGCGGCGCCCGTCGCACGTTCGGCATTCACCCGCAGCGGCAGCGGCCACGCGGCACCGTCAACGCTCACCACCGGTTATCGCTACGCGCAAATGGGTTACACCGCCTGCTTCGAACCGGCGGTCCTGCCCTCCAACGCCCGTCAGGCGCATCTTGAGCTGGGCGACACGCCTATGGTGGACAAGGGCGGCTACGCGATGCTGGGCAGCGACGAACTGCTGCTGCACATGATGCAGACGGGCGCCGACCAGTCGGCCATCAACGACTACGTCGCGTGGACACTACAGGCGAGCCAGTGCCTGGGAATCAAGGTCGTCAATCCGGGCGGTATCAGCGCCTTCAAGTTCAATCAGCGCGAACTGGATCTGGATGAAGAGGCCGCGCATCACGGCATTACCCCACGCGACATCGTGCGCACCCTCACCCGCGCGGTACACGACCTGGGCATAGCCCATCCCCTGCATGTGCACGCCAGCAACCTGGGCGTGCCGGGCAATTTCACCAGCACCCTGCAAACCATGGAGGCCGCCGAAGGCCTGCCCATTCATCTCACCCACATCCAGTTCCACAGTTACGGCACAGAGGGCAAGCGCAGATTCTCCTCGTCCGCCGCCGAGATCGCCGAAGCGGTCAACCGCATGCCCAACGTCAGCATGGATGTAGGGCAAATCATGTTCGGACAGACAGTCACCGCATCCGGCGACACCATGCATCAATACGCCAATCATCGCCATGCACATCCGCACAAATGGATGTGCATGGACATCGAATGCGACGCAGGCTGCGGCGTCGTGCCGTTCCGATATCGGGACAAGAACTTCGTCAATGCGCTGCAATGGGCTATCGGGCTGGAACTTTTCCTGAGCGTCGACGACCCGTGGCGCGTGTTTCTCACCACCGATCATCCCAACGGCGCACCCTTCACCAGTTATCCGCATCTCGTGCGCCTGCTCATGGACCGCAGCTTTCGAAATGACATGCTGGAACAGATACATCCCGCCGCTGCCGCTCACAGTCGCCTGGGCAGCCTGGACCGCGAATACGATCTGTACGAAATCGCGGTCATGACGCGTGCCGGTCCCGCCCGTGTGCTGGGCCTGGAAGATCATGGTCACCTGGGTGCCGGTGCGGTGGCCGACATCACCGTCTACACCCCGGACGCCGACCGCGAGCGCATGTTCGGAACGCCCGCGTATGTCTTCAAGGACGGTGAATTGATCGTGCGCGACGGCGAACTGGAAAAGGTTGTCTGGGGTCGGACCCACACCGTCCACCCCGACTACGACCCGTCCATTTCCAAACAACTGCGCCGCTACTTCGAACGCTTTCAGACGGTGCGCATGGAAAACTTCATGATCGGTGCCGACGAGTTTTCCAACGACGGGCACGGTGAGCTGGTCGTTCATCACGGCCGCGGGAGAAACGACACGTGA
- a CDS encoding formylmethanofuran dehydrogenase subunit B, whose translation MYVTLEPLMSVSEKSLTHEHVPCPFCGLLCDDLQIRIANGDIKIIAGGCTRSENGFATTGDDSPRIAGETVTLDLAINHAAELLGNARRPLIGGLETDVRGMRAALALADRIGAALDHTHGENLQRNLRVLQDRGWITTTLSEVRNRADLIVVLGSALFTSFPRLVERIFAPPTTMVDDALQNRRLIVLGGRSDWPVPETQIPLEYIPAPMESMGEIVSVLRCLIDERPIQAATVAGMNIDSLQPLAERIRQASYGVMIWSTGALKGDHPDLTVQCISELITDLNREQRFAGLPLAAGDGDVSAYQACTWQTGYPLRVDLASGKPVYDPYHLSTARALADGADALLWVSSFDTTHEPPDTTVPTVVLGRNGMQMTREPEVFIPVGVPGLNHAGTVFRGDAVVSLPLRQLVDSSLPAAAEVVQAIRTRIESQEVPC comes from the coding sequence TTGTATGTCACTTTGGAGCCATTGATGTCTGTCAGTGAGAAGTCACTCACCCACGAGCACGTGCCCTGTCCTTTTTGTGGATTGCTTTGCGATGATCTGCAGATACGTATCGCCAATGGCGATATAAAGATCATTGCCGGCGGCTGTACGCGCAGCGAAAACGGATTTGCAACCACGGGAGATGATTCACCACGAATCGCCGGTGAGACCGTTACGCTGGACCTGGCCATTAATCACGCTGCGGAACTTCTGGGTAACGCACGACGACCGTTGATCGGCGGCCTGGAGACGGATGTACGCGGAATGCGTGCAGCGCTGGCACTGGCCGACCGCATCGGTGCCGCACTCGATCACACGCACGGTGAAAATCTGCAGCGCAATCTACGGGTGCTTCAGGACCGTGGCTGGATCACCACGACGTTGAGTGAAGTGCGCAACCGCGCCGATCTTATCGTCGTTCTCGGCAGCGCCCTGTTTACCAGCTTCCCGCGACTCGTCGAACGGATTTTCGCCCCGCCGACCACCATGGTGGACGACGCCCTGCAGAATCGCCGGCTGATCGTACTGGGTGGTCGCTCTGACTGGCCCGTGCCTGAAACACAGATACCGCTGGAGTACATACCGGCGCCCATGGAAAGCATGGGCGAGATCGTATCCGTACTCCGCTGCCTGATCGACGAACGGCCCATACAGGCCGCCACCGTGGCCGGGATGAACATCGATTCATTGCAGCCGCTGGCCGAACGGATACGCCAGGCTTCGTATGGCGTGATGATCTGGTCGACCGGTGCTCTCAAAGGCGATCATCCCGATCTCACGGTGCAATGCATTAGCGAATTAATCACAGACCTTAATCGCGAACAACGTTTCGCCGGCCTGCCGTTGGCCGCAGGTGACGGCGACGTTTCGGCATATCAGGCCTGCACCTGGCAAACCGGTTATCCCTTGCGCGTGGACCTTGCGAGCGGTAAGCCGGTCTACGATCCGTATCATCTTTCCACTGCCCGTGCATTGGCCGACGGCGCCGATGCGTTGCTGTGGGTTTCCAGCTTCGACACGACGCACGAACCGCCCGACACGACGGTGCCGACCGTGGTGCTGGGTCGCAACGGCATGCAGATGACCAGGGAGCCGGAAGTCTTCATTCCCGTCGGCGTTCCCGGCCTGAACCACGCGGGCACCGTATTTCGCGGCGATGCAGTGGTGTCCCTGCCCCTGCGCCAGCTGGTCGATTCATCGCTACCGGCAGCCGCCGAAGTCGTGCAGGCAATCCGCACCCGGATCGAATCACAGGAGGTCCCATGCTGA
- a CDS encoding GHMP kinase: MEKISHNSDSATGYVWVEAPARLHMGFIDLNGGLGRRFGSLGMTLEGMGIRLCAVTSRSIQATGPGGARAAECARRLAQAWRLPGGVHLDIEQGIPEHVGLGSGTQLSLAVGAALASLYDVGTDARDIACYTERGARSGIGIGAFQDGGFLVDGGRSPDSHAPPPLISRMDVPASWWVLLVLDRRGQGLHGNSESAAFEALPPFPDALAAHLSRVVLMQVLPALAEADLDGFGAGVSEIQARVGDYFAPAQGGCFTSPEVADAIHWLSEEGAVGLGQSSWGPTGFCLVDGEARAHALIDDARRHFSGNDSLEFLALSARNTGSRVWHYESAVVRHARSTA; encoded by the coding sequence ATGGAGAAGATTTCTCACAATTCGGACTCCGCAACCGGGTATGTATGGGTTGAAGCACCGGCTCGCCTGCACATGGGATTTATCGATCTCAACGGCGGATTGGGCCGTCGCTTCGGCAGTCTGGGTATGACGCTTGAGGGAATGGGTATACGGCTTTGCGCCGTCACTTCCCGTTCCATTCAGGCTACGGGACCGGGCGGCGCGCGTGCGGCCGAATGCGCGCGGCGACTGGCACAGGCCTGGCGTCTTCCCGGCGGCGTTCATCTTGATATCGAGCAGGGGATTCCGGAACACGTCGGTCTCGGGTCCGGCACGCAGTTGTCTTTAGCGGTGGGTGCTGCGCTCGCCAGTCTTTATGACGTTGGTACGGACGCACGGGATATTGCCTGTTACACCGAGCGAGGCGCCCGTTCGGGTATCGGTATCGGTGCTTTTCAGGATGGCGGTTTTCTCGTGGACGGCGGACGTTCGCCGGATTCCCATGCGCCGCCGCCACTGATTTCCCGCATGGATGTGCCCGCCAGCTGGTGGGTGCTGCTGGTACTGGACCGCCGCGGTCAGGGGTTGCACGGCAACAGTGAGTCCGCCGCATTCGAGGCGCTGCCGCCGTTTCCGGACGCGTTGGCTGCTCATCTCAGTCGTGTGGTGCTGATGCAGGTCCTGCCTGCGCTTGCAGAAGCGGATCTGGATGGTTTCGGTGCCGGCGTAAGCGAGATCCAGGCGCGGGTAGGCGATTACTTCGCACCGGCCCAGGGTGGTTGTTTCACCAGTCCTGAGGTGGCTGACGCAATTCATTGGTTGAGCGAAGAGGGGGCCGTTGGACTGGGGCAGAGTTCCTGGGGGCCCACCGGTTTTTGTCTGGTGGACGGTGAAGCGCGTGCGCATGCGCTGATTGATGACGCCCGGCGACATTTTTCGGGCAACGACTCATTGGAGTTCCTGGCATTGAGTGCGCGCAACACCGGCAGCCGGGTTTGGCATTACGAATCGGCGGTGGTGCGGCACGCCCGCTCCACCGCCTGA
- a CDS encoding methylenetetrahydromethanopterin dehydrogenase — protein MEKPYLLHMLTPTVNVSPFDVNLAYDAGWNAVTPYTGVGLEDVTGLVQDAIFSRGPKGARRTGMYLGGRDVHLAVDMLEVARQAMVPPFEVSVFADPSGAFTTAAAMVAVVKKHLAQIHRQVLAGANAVVFGTGPVGTIVAVLAAREGARVKLASHLGMDAAQHAVALCGERYGVTLEAANSADDDHKRALLRDTQVVFSTAKAGVQILSAALVAGATQLKVAADVNAVPPAGIEGVGVQDDGVPIQGSISDAVGVGALAVGNVKYKIQYDMLCQMREADEPQYLGFAQAYEAAAKYAG, from the coding sequence ATGGAGAAGCCCTATCTGCTTCACATGCTGACACCTACCGTCAACGTCAGTCCGTTTGACGTCAATCTGGCTTACGACGCGGGCTGGAATGCCGTAACACCCTATACAGGGGTCGGTCTGGAGGATGTGACCGGACTTGTGCAGGACGCGATTTTTTCGCGCGGGCCCAAGGGTGCGCGGCGTACCGGCATGTATCTTGGCGGACGCGACGTGCATCTGGCCGTCGATATGCTGGAAGTGGCCCGCCAGGCCATGGTGCCGCCGTTCGAGGTCTCGGTTTTCGCCGATCCGAGCGGTGCTTTTACCACAGCGGCGGCGATGGTCGCCGTGGTGAAGAAACACCTGGCGCAAATTCACCGACAAGTCCTTGCCGGTGCGAACGCGGTGGTATTCGGCACCGGTCCGGTCGGTACCATCGTGGCCGTACTCGCGGCGCGCGAGGGTGCGCGTGTGAAGCTGGCCAGTCACCTTGGTATGGATGCGGCGCAACATGCGGTGGCTTTATGCGGCGAGCGTTACGGCGTAACGCTGGAGGCCGCCAACAGCGCCGATGACGACCACAAGCGCGCCTTGCTGAGAGATACACAAGTGGTGTTCTCGACGGCCAAGGCCGGTGTGCAGATTCTGTCGGCGGCGCTGGTTGCAGGCGCGACGCAGTTGAAGGTCGCCGCAGATGTGAATGCCGTGCCCCCGGCAGGCATCGAAGGCGTCGGCGTACAGGACGACGGTGTCCCCATACAGGGGTCGATCAGCGATGCCGTAGGCGTAGGTGCGCTCGCGGTCGGCAATGTGAAGTACAAGATCCAGTACGACATGTTGTGCCAGATGCGTGAAGCCGACGAGCCGCAATATCTGGGATTCGCGCAGGCATACGAGGCGGCGGCGAAATATGCGGGCTAG
- the fhcD gene encoding formylmethanofuran--tetrahydromethanopterin N-formyltransferase, translating to MIRNGVAIDDTFAEAFDMKATRVVITALNRKWAEQAARTMTGFATSVIGCGIEAGIEQALESDQTPDGRPGVSVLIFAMSGDDLAKHLERRVGQCVLTAPTSAIYAGMDGKPVNLGRNLRYFGDGYQISKQIEGRRYWRVPVMDGEFLCEETTGRQDAIGGGNLLVLAADLDGALYACEQAVAAIGAAPNVIMPFPGGIVRSGSKVGSKYPAVPASTNDAYCPTLRGVAASRLGPDIGAVLEIVINGLTDADLRQAMATGIATVCELGERHGVKRISAGNYGGQLGRHHYHLRELVS from the coding sequence GTGATCCGCAACGGCGTCGCCATCGACGATACCTTCGCCGAGGCCTTCGACATGAAGGCCACGCGCGTGGTCATCACAGCACTCAACCGCAAATGGGCCGAACAGGCCGCCCGCACCATGACCGGATTTGCCACCTCCGTTATCGGCTGTGGTATCGAAGCCGGCATCGAGCAGGCCCTGGAATCCGACCAGACGCCGGACGGGCGACCGGGCGTATCCGTCCTGATCTTCGCCATGTCGGGTGATGATCTCGCAAAACACCTGGAGCGGCGCGTCGGTCAATGCGTACTCACCGCTCCCACCAGCGCAATCTACGCCGGCATGGACGGCAAGCCGGTGAATCTGGGACGCAACCTGCGTTATTTCGGCGACGGCTATCAGATCTCGAAACAGATCGAAGGGCGGCGCTACTGGCGCGTACCGGTGATGGACGGCGAATTCCTGTGCGAAGAGACCACCGGCCGCCAGGATGCCATCGGCGGCGGCAACCTGCTGGTACTGGCCGCCGACCTGGACGGCGCACTGTATGCCTGCGAGCAGGCAGTCGCCGCCATAGGCGCCGCACCGAACGTGATCATGCCCTTTCCCGGCGGCATCGTACGCTCCGGCTCGAAGGTGGGCTCCAAGTATCCGGCCGTCCCCGCATCCACCAATGACGCCTATTGTCCGACATTGCGCGGCGTCGCCGCCAGCCGGCTGGGTCCGGACATCGGTGCGGTACTGGAAATCGTCATCAACGGCCTGACCGATGCCGACCTGCGCCAGGCCATGGCCACCGGCATCGCAACCGTGTGTGAACTCGGCGAGCGCCATGGCGTGAAACGAATCTCGGCCGGCAACTACGGCGGCCAGCTGGGACGCCATCACTATCACCTGCGGGAGCTTGTCTCATGA
- a CDS encoding ATP-grasp domain-containing protein codes for MRASSERLCLISTSARALAASAARGGARPDVFDFFGDRETRTHARRCLSLRLSRHGIDGEALGRDLIALRSASGPGVVVYGSGFESQPELLQRVNDCGFSIAGNDAQVVRNVKDPETFFSQLDELKIPHPQVCFTQPGMSGWLVKNPRADGGTHVHPWLEGETPPPGCLFQREVDGQPMSVLFLADGRRAQIIGFNSLWNDKNNPRMPYRYGGAINHATLDHRERTTVIGYVAALVRTFGLKGINGMDFIASASGCQVLELNPRPCATLELYDPDTDVGLVSLHVRACAGSLPAGRVCLPRRLRAYRVIYAQRDMRIGTDRQWPLWCRDLPQPRRYIRAGEPVCTVHAAGTRLRAVTDRLAARCTALIGLLTRWTSMDSLLAEVLP; via the coding sequence ATGCGGGCTAGTTCTGAAAGATTGTGCCTGATATCCACGTCGGCGCGCGCGCTGGCGGCATCGGCGGCGCGTGGCGGTGCACGTCCCGACGTGTTCGATTTTTTCGGCGACCGGGAAACCCGCACCCATGCCAGGCGCTGCCTGTCGTTGCGCCTATCGCGTCACGGTATCGACGGTGAAGCGTTGGGCCGGGATCTGATTGCGCTCAGGTCGGCTTCCGGTCCCGGCGTCGTGGTGTACGGCAGCGGGTTCGAAAGTCAGCCGGAACTGCTGCAGCGTGTGAACGACTGTGGATTCTCGATAGCGGGCAACGATGCGCAGGTTGTACGCAACGTTAAGGATCCCGAGACATTTTTTTCTCAGCTCGACGAATTGAAGATTCCTCATCCGCAGGTGTGTTTCACGCAGCCGGGTATGTCGGGCTGGCTGGTCAAGAATCCCCGTGCCGATGGCGGTACCCACGTGCATCCCTGGTTGGAAGGTGAAACACCGCCGCCGGGATGTCTGTTTCAACGCGAGGTGGACGGACAACCCATGTCCGTTCTGTTTCTGGCCGACGGACGGCGGGCGCAGATCATCGGCTTCAATTCCCTGTGGAACGACAAGAACAATCCGCGTATGCCGTACCGTTATGGCGGAGCCATCAATCACGCGACGCTTGACCATCGGGAACGGACGACGGTCATCGGCTACGTGGCGGCACTGGTCCGCACGTTTGGATTGAAAGGCATCAACGGCATGGATTTCATCGCTTCGGCGTCGGGCTGTCAGGTGCTGGAACTCAATCCCCGGCCGTGCGCGACCCTGGAGCTTTACGATCCGGACACCGATGTCGGGCTGGTGTCGCTGCATGTCCGGGCCTGTGCCGGCAGCCTACCGGCGGGCCGTGTCTGTCTGCCGCGTCGTCTGCGTGCCTATCGCGTGATTTACGCCCAGCGCGACATGCGCATCGGAACGGACCGCCAATGGCCGCTTTGGTGCCGGGATCTGCCGCAGCCCCGGCGTTACATTCGCGCCGGTGAACCGGTGTGCACCGTCCATGCCGCCGGCACGCGGTTGCGTGCCGTGACGGACCGGCTGGCCGCACGCTGTACGGCGCTGATCGGCCTGCTCACCCGCTGGACGTCCATGGATTCCCTTTTGGCGGAGGTGCTGCCGTGA
- a CDS encoding formylmethanofuran dehydrogenase subunit C, whose product MSKVTLTLREAPAQRIDVSSLSLPRLISLSAMQISALPLHLGNHTVDVGELFDVAVTSSDEPVLVVNNSSSRLDGLAAGTVEGNVEVFGNAGAYLASDMTGGRVVVRGDCGAYAGTGMAAGQLHVHGSAGDYLAAALPGRAHGLQGGTIVIDGDAGTRAADRMRRGLLLIGGDVGNHCASRMIAGSVSVLGRVGGGAGFAMRRGTLLLNELPESLPATFNRTGTHDLTFINLWRKRIAQAGYTEHARIGHDIQRWVGDRAVGGLGEILLWR is encoded by the coding sequence ATGAGCAAGGTGACCTTGACCTTGCGCGAGGCGCCCGCTCAACGGATCGACGTCAGCAGCCTGAGCCTTCCCAGGCTGATCAGCCTCAGCGCGATGCAAATCAGCGCCCTTCCCCTGCATCTGGGCAATCACACCGTTGATGTCGGCGAACTCTTCGACGTGGCCGTGACCTCGTCCGACGAACCGGTGCTGGTGGTAAACAACAGCTCCAGCCGGCTGGACGGACTCGCAGCGGGGACCGTAGAGGGCAACGTGGAGGTGTTCGGCAACGCCGGCGCCTATCTCGCCAGTGACATGACCGGCGGCCGGGTTGTGGTACGCGGCGACTGCGGCGCCTATGCGGGAACTGGGATGGCTGCGGGACAGCTGCATGTGCACGGATCGGCCGGTGACTATCTGGCGGCCGCCCTGCCCGGCCGAGCGCACGGACTGCAGGGCGGCACGATCGTGATCGACGGCGACGCCGGCACACGCGCCGCCGATCGCATGCGCCGCGGCTTGCTGCTCATCGGCGGCGATGTGGGAAACCACTGCGCCTCGCGCATGATCGCCGGTTCGGTATCGGTGCTGGGCAGGGTGGGCGGTGGTGCCGGTTTCGCCATGCGCCGCGGCACCCTGCTACTGAACGAACTTCCCGAATCCCTGCCGGCGACCTTCAACCGGACGGGCACGCATGACCTGACTTTTATAAACCTCTGGCGCAAACGCATCGCCCAGGCCGGGTACACCGAACACGCCCGTATCGGACACGACATCCAACGCTGGGTCGGTGACCGGGCCGTTGGAGGCCTGGGAGAAATATTGCTATGGCGCTGA
- a CDS encoding TonB-dependent receptor, whose translation MTGPTDSMLATPCALTVPYRPRLLVALLLAATAGTATAADNTVPLSPIVVTATRVPQSSYDLPVSISSVNQTQIQEAQPMVNLSESLARVPGLVAQDRQNYAQGLQISSRGFGARTPFGIRGVRMIVDGIPATMPDGQGYSAIFDLGSAQRIEVLRGPFSALYGNASGGVIQVFTQDGPPRPTLTPSFWVGSFNSYRAGLKFGGQVGKLNYMTDLSHFSTDGYRDHSKASRDQFNGKFRYQASDKTSVTLLVDTLDQPNVQDPLGLTRSEYESDPTQAVPVAYTFNSRKTLRHWQTGVVIKHKIDAHNAIRLLGYGGNRRVQQFLPFTGSFGLSSGGVVDLHRSFAGTDARWTHQGTLMQSPFTWVAGVNYGTMTDLRKGYVNDYGSIGVLRRDENDVAYNVDEYLQGEWQFTKRWSATVGVRHSMVHFDSKDHFITTTNPNDSGYVSYSHTSPVVGILYKLRPRLHLYANYGQGFETPTFSQLAYKPSGGSGLNFDLKPSTSRNYEVGIKSFATLNTELKLAAFHIHTVDEIVVAQSVGGRTSYKNDGATNRDGAELSIDSHLRHHIDAYLAYSYLHARFEDGAIKGNQLPGAPATNVYAQLGWHDPNSGFYTMLDGQLRSKVYVNDQNSDAADGYGVMDWAAGLKQSPAERVSFNEFVRVNNLLDKKYVGAVIIADHNHRYFEPAPGRNYMIGVTAQASF comes from the coding sequence ATGACGGGCCCGACCGACAGTATGCTAGCGACGCCCTGTGCGCTAACCGTGCCTTACCGCCCCCGCCTGCTCGTGGCGCTGCTGCTGGCGGCCACCGCCGGCACCGCGACCGCAGCAGACAACACCGTGCCGCTCAGCCCCATCGTGGTTACGGCGACGCGTGTCCCTCAATCCAGCTACGACCTGCCGGTGTCGATCAGCAGCGTGAACCAGACCCAGATTCAGGAAGCACAGCCGATGGTGAACCTGTCGGAAAGCCTGGCGCGCGTTCCCGGCCTTGTCGCACAGGACCGGCAGAACTATGCCCAGGGGTTGCAGATTTCATCGCGGGGTTTCGGAGCCCGTACGCCGTTTGGCATCCGTGGTGTACGCATGATCGTCGACGGCATACCCGCCACCATGCCGGACGGCCAGGGCTATTCGGCCATTTTCGATCTCGGCTCGGCACAGCGCATCGAGGTGCTGCGTGGCCCGTTCTCGGCCCTGTACGGTAATGCCTCCGGCGGTGTGATCCAGGTCTTCACGCAGGACGGACCGCCCCGTCCCACCCTTACACCCAGCTTCTGGGTGGGCAGCTTCAACTCCTATCGCGCGGGTCTTAAATTCGGCGGCCAGGTGGGAAAACTCAATTACATGACGGACCTGTCGCACTTCAGCACCGACGGCTATCGGGATCACAGCAAGGCCAGCCGCGACCAGTTCAACGGAAAATTCCGCTACCAGGCAAGCGACAAAACCAGCGTGACCCTGCTGGTGGACACCCTGGACCAGCCTAACGTCCAGGACCCGCTCGGCCTTACGCGCAGCGAATACGAGAGTGACCCGACCCAGGCCGTACCGGTCGCCTACACCTTCAACTCGCGCAAGACGTTGCGTCACTGGCAAACCGGCGTGGTCATCAAGCACAAAATCGATGCACACAATGCCATACGCCTGCTCGGATACGGCGGCAACCGCCGCGTGCAGCAGTTCTTGCCGTTTACCGGCAGCTTCGGCCTGTCTTCCGGCGGCGTCGTGGACCTGCATCGCAGCTTCGCCGGCACCGATGCGCGCTGGACGCATCAGGGCACATTGATGCAATCGCCCTTCACCTGGGTCGCCGGGGTGAACTACGGCACCATGACCGACCTTCGCAAGGGTTACGTAAACGATTACGGCAGCATCGGCGTGCTGCGACGCGATGAAAATGATGTCGCATACAACGTCGATGAATACCTGCAGGGCGAATGGCAGTTCACCAAACGCTGGTCGGCGACCGTCGGCGTGCGCCACAGCATGGTCCACTTCGACTCCAAGGATCACTTCATCACCACCACGAATCCCAACGACAGCGGCTACGTCAGCTACTCACACACCAGTCCGGTCGTAGGCATCCTCTACAAACTGCGTCCGCGCCTGCATCTCTATGCCAACTACGGGCAAGGTTTCGAAACCCCCACGTTCTCGCAGCTGGCCTACAAACCCAGCGGTGGATCCGGCCTGAACTTCGACCTCAAGCCCTCGACCAGCCGCAACTACGAAGTGGGCATCAAGAGCTTCGCCACCCTGAATACGGAATTGAAGCTGGCCGCGTTCCACATCCATACCGTGGACGAGATCGTGGTTGCCCAGTCGGTGGGCGGCAGGACCAGTTACAAGAACGACGGCGCCACCAATCGCGATGGGGCGGAACTCAGTATCGACAGCCACCTGCGCCATCATATCGACGCCTATCTGGCCTACAGCTACCTCCACGCCCGTTTCGAGGACGGCGCCATCAAGGGAAACCAGCTACCGGGCGCGCCCGCCACCAACGTGTACGCACAACTGGGCTGGCATGATCCCAACAGCGGGTTCTATACCATGCTGGACGGCCAGCTGCGCAGCAAGGTGTACGTGAACGACCAGAACTCGGATGCGGCGGACGGCTACGGCGTCATGGACTGGGCGGCCGGTCTCAAGCAATCCCCGGCGGAGCGGGTGAGCTTCAATGAATTCGTACGCGTGAACAATTTATTGGACAAAAAGTATGTCGGCGCCGTCATCATCGCCGATCATAATCATCGCTACTTCGAACCGGCGCCGGGACGCAACTACATGATTGGCGTGACCGCACAGGCCAGCTTCTGA